In the genome of Candidatus Electrothrix rattekaaiensis, the window AGATATGGATACCTAAAACATAAAAATATTTTGTACCTCCCTGATCATCTTCCCGTTTACAAGGTTCTCCCCCAACTTGAGCAGGCCTTAGCCGGGAAGGGCCGCGCTGTCCTGACAGCTCCGCCCGGTTCCGGCAAAACTACCTTGGTTCCCCTTTCCTTGCAGGATGCCTCTTGGCTGCAAGGAAAGAAGATCCTTCTGCTTGAGCCCCGCAGAATCGCGGCCCGACTGGCAGCAGAATACATGAGCAAGCTCTGCCAAGAAAAAGTGGGCAACACTGTGGGCTACCAGATTCGCTTTGATCGCCGGATCTCGGCCCGAACCAAGATTGAGGTAGTCACTGAGGGCATTCTTTGTCGCCGTCTCCAGCAGGATCCAGAGCTGAACGATATCGGGCTGGTCATTTTTGATGAGTTTCATGAGCGCAGCTTGAACTCGGATCTGGCTTTTACCCTCTGCCTGGATGTGCTTTCCGGCCTGCGGGAAGATCTCCGCCTTTTGGTTATGTCCGCTACTATGGATGCAGAAGTGGTGAGCACCCTGCTGGATGATGCTCCGATCATTAGCGGGCAAGGGCGGATGTTTCCGGTACATAAGGAGTATCTTCCGCCCTTGTCGCAATTTGCTTCCAGCCGACCTGATCAGCTGGTGCGAAGTACAAGTCGGGCAATCCGTCAGGTTCTTGCTCAGGAACAGGGTGACCTGCTCGTCTTTTTGCCCGGTATGGGGGAAATCAGACGGGTGCAGGAGCAGCTTGCTGATGTGGAACAGATTATCGTCCGTCCCCTGCACGGCAGCCTGAAACCGGCAGAGCAGGAACTGGCTATTCAGCCTGATGCGGCGGGCAGGCAGCGGGTTATCTTGGCCACCACCATTGCCGAGACCAGTGTCACTATTGAGGGAATCACTGCGGTGCTTGATTGCGGCTGGAAGCGGGTGCCTCGTTTTGACAATAATTCCGGGCTGTCACGTTTAGATACCGTGCGGATTTCCAAGGCCTCAGCAGAACAGCGGGCAGGCAGGGCAGGGCGGCTTGGCCCGGGAACCTGTTATCAGCTCTGGGATAAGGGGGTTGATGCAGGGCTCCAGGCCTTTGATCAGCCGGAAATCTCCCAAGCTGATCTGGCCCCGTTGGTTTTGGAATTGGCCAACTGGGGGGTGATTGATCCAGACCAGCTTTCTTGGCTGACCCCGCCGCCAGCTGCCTCCTTTGCTCAGGGCAAGGAATTGCTCCAGCGATTGGGTGCCTTGGATGCGCAGGGGCGTATCACCGAGACAGGGCGAGCAATGGCGGATTTTCCGCTGCATCCCCGCTTGGCCAGAATGCTTTTGCTAGCAGATAACGAAAATCGGCACACTGCCCTTGAGCTGGCAGCCTTGCTTTCCGAGCCGGATATTTTATCGGGAAATGACAGTGCTGATCTGGAGGATCGGCTCTCTTGCCTGCATCGTTTTCGCACCCAAGGCAGGGCAGCGGTTCGCGCCTTGGGTGGGCACATGGGAACCTGTGCGCGGGTGGAACAGAGCACCCGGCAGCTGGCCTCTCTGCTTAAAGGGAAATCAGTGCAAAAAGCACAGCAACTCTCTGTCGGTGGCCTGCTGGCTCTGGCTTGGCCGGACCGGGTAGCCCTTTGCCGAAGCCACGGAAGCTATAAGCTGGTTTCCGGGCGCGGTGGCCTTCTCCAACCCCATGATCCTTTGGCTGCTTCGCAATGGTTGGTGGTTCCTTCCCTTGATGCAGGTCGGCAGAATGGTCGGATCTTTCTTGCTGCTCAGCTTGATCAGGCTGAGATGGAAATCCTGTTTCAGGACGAACTGGCAGAACAGGACGAGGTGCTCTGGGACAGCAAGGCAGAAAGGGTGGTTAGTCGTCGTGTTGTTCGTCTTGGCCAATTTGGGCAATTACTGGTCAGTGAGCGACCGCTTGCCAATCCTGATCCCACTGCGATCCAGGAGGCTCTGCTCTCGGGAATTCGGGAGCTAGGTATTGAAACTCTGCCCTGGTCTGCAAAGGCCCGACAGTTGCAGACCCGCTTGCTCTGTCTGCGAGCTTGGCAGCCGGCGGCTGGTTGGCCAGATCTTTCCGATGCAACCCTGTTGGCTGAGCTGGAGGATTGGTTGCTCCCGTACCTGAGCGGTATCCGCACGATCAAGGGATGTGCCGCATTGAACCTGGAACAGATCCTCCGCTCTCGCTTAGATTTTCAGCAACAGCAACGCGTTGAAAAGGACGCGCCTCCCCATATTCAGGTACCCAGCGGTTCCCGGATTCGTTTGGAGTACCGTCCCGGAGAAGCACCGGTTCTGGCTGTTTGCCTTCAGGAGGTCTTTGGCCTAGCTGAAACACCTGCGGTCTGCCAAGGTCGGGTTCAGGTGGTGCTCCACCTTCTCTCTCCGGCCCGGAGACCGGTACAAATCACCCAGGATTTACGTGGTTTCTGGCAGAGCAGTTATTTTGCCGTGCGCAAAGAAATGAAGGGCCGTTACCCCAAGCATCATTGGCCCGAGGAGCCTTGGTTGGCTGAGGCCACGGCCCGAATAAAGCGCAAGAAATGATTCTTCTGTAGATTCTTCCAACCTTTGCAATTGCAACAGGGATGAATGAAGAAAACCTGTTCACTCTCTTTTGATTCTCTCTCTCCTTTGATCCTCTCTCCTTTTTTCGCCCAATAGTCCTTTGTTGAATATGTTTTTTATGTAATATCATCAAAATAGCATTATATTTTTTGCTTACAGTAACACGGTGTGGTATTGTTTTTATATATAGTAATAATTATCATGTAAGGGGAAAGGGGGCGATGAAAATTATTCGTATCAGTGAATTGTACTTGATGAGCGAGAGTGTTAATACCATTAAGGAAATGTTTAATCGAATAGTGCGTTTCTACGTGGATACAGAAAAGCCGGTCATTATCATAACAGGCTACGTTCAACGGACAATGAATAAGAAGGAGAGCGATCAGGTGAAGGCGGCCTTGGAGATATTAGAAAGGCACCAGTTTGGCTTTATCCGAATAACCGAATCGTTTTTTGATGAATTTTAATTTGTTACACCCTGTGGTTGAGAACAGAAAATATCTTATTGCCGGGCAAGCTGTATCGAGGTAAGCATTCACTCCAGCAGTATGGATTTCCTGGAGCGAGGGGGGAGGGGCATCCCAAAGCAGGCGATAAGAGAGAAGTCGAACCTGCTCCGGGAAAAGAGACAGGAAGGGATTATGCTGCCGCGTTATGCTCCGCAATAATCTTCTCAGCAATATGAGCAGGCACTTCCTCGTAATGGGAGAACCATACTCGGAAAGAACCGCGCCCACCGGTCATGGAGGTCAGGTCAGGGGCGTAGTGCTGGATCTCTGCCTGGGGAACCTGGGCCTTGACCAGCTCGTACTTCCCGGCTGTATCCATCCCTAAGACCCTGCCTCGCCTAGAGTTAAGGTCGCCCATTATGTCGCCCACATGATCCTTGTCCACCTGGATTTCCATTTCCATGATTGGTTCCAACAGGGCCGGGTCGGCCTCCATAACGCCCTTCTTAAAGGCTAATGATCCGGCAATTTTAAAGGCCATTTCCGAAGAATCCACATTATGGTAGGAACCGTCAATCAGGGTGACCTTGAGGCCCTCAAAGGGATAACCGGCAATGACACCTTTCTCCATAGTCTCCAAAATACCCTTTTCTACAGCTGGTCGGTATTGCTGAGGAATGACCCCGCCCACGATCTTGTCAACAAATTCAAAATGTTCGCCGTTGCCCAGCGGCTCCAGCTCAACAGTGCAGTCGCCATACTGACCCCGACCACCGGACTGTT includes:
- the hrpB gene encoding ATP-dependent helicase HrpB; translation: MYLPDHLPVYKVLPQLEQALAGKGRAVLTAPPGSGKTTLVPLSLQDASWLQGKKILLLEPRRIAARLAAEYMSKLCQEKVGNTVGYQIRFDRRISARTKIEVVTEGILCRRLQQDPELNDIGLVIFDEFHERSLNSDLAFTLCLDVLSGLREDLRLLVMSATMDAEVVSTLLDDAPIISGQGRMFPVHKEYLPPLSQFASSRPDQLVRSTSRAIRQVLAQEQGDLLVFLPGMGEIRRVQEQLADVEQIIVRPLHGSLKPAEQELAIQPDAAGRQRVILATTIAETSVTIEGITAVLDCGWKRVPRFDNNSGLSRLDTVRISKASAEQRAGRAGRLGPGTCYQLWDKGVDAGLQAFDQPEISQADLAPLVLELANWGVIDPDQLSWLTPPPAASFAQGKELLQRLGALDAQGRITETGRAMADFPLHPRLARMLLLADNENRHTALELAALLSEPDILSGNDSADLEDRLSCLHRFRTQGRAAVRALGGHMGTCARVEQSTRQLASLLKGKSVQKAQQLSVGGLLALAWPDRVALCRSHGSYKLVSGRGGLLQPHDPLAASQWLVVPSLDAGRQNGRIFLAAQLDQAEMEILFQDELAEQDEVLWDSKAERVVSRRVVRLGQFGQLLVSERPLANPDPTAIQEALLSGIRELGIETLPWSAKARQLQTRLLCLRAWQPAAGWPDLSDATLLAELEDWLLPYLSGIRTIKGCAALNLEQILRSRLDFQQQQRVEKDAPPHIQVPSGSRIRLEYRPGEAPVLAVCLQEVFGLAETPAVCQGRVQVVLHLLSPARRPVQITQDLRGFWQSSYFAVRKEMKGRYPKHHWPEEPWLAEATARIKRKK